The Enterobacter asburiae genome window below encodes:
- the nrdA gene encoding class 1a ribonucleoside-diphosphate reductase subunit alpha: protein MNQSLLVTKRDGTTERINLDKIHRVLDWAAEGLNNVSISQVELRSHIQFYDGIKTSDIHETIIKAAADLISREAPDYQYLAARLAIFHLRKKAYGQFEPPKLYDHVVKMVELGKYDTHLLEDYTEEEFEQMNGFIDHWRDMNFSYAAVKQLEGKYLVQNRVTGEIYESAQFLYILVAACLFSNYPRDTRLEYVKRFYDAVSTFKISLPTPIMSGVRTPTRQFSSCVLIECGDSLDSINATSSAIVKYVSQRAGIGINAGRIRALGSPIRGGEAFHTGCIPFYKHFQTAVKSCSQGGVRGGAATLFYPMWHLEVESLLVLKNNRGVEGNRVRHMDYGVQINKLMYTRLLKGEDITLFSPSDVPGLYDAFFADQDEFERLYTKYEKDDSIRKQRVKAVDLFSLMMQERASTGRIYIQNVDHCNTHSPFDPVVAPVRQSNLCLEIALPTKPLEDVNDENGEIALCTLSAFNLGAIKSLDELEELAVLAVRALDALLDYQDYPIPAAKRGAMGRRTLGIGVINFAYWLAKNGKRYSDGSANNLTHQTFEAIQYYLMKASNELAKEQGACPWFNETTYAKGILPIDTYKKDLDAIVSEPLHLDWEGLRESIKTHGLRNSTLSALMPSETSSQISNATNGIEPPRGHVSIKASKDGVLRQVVPDYETLGNNYELLWEMPNNDGYLQLVGIMQKFIDQSISANTNYDPTRFPSGKVPMQQLLKDLLTAYKFGVKTLYYHNTRDGAEDAQDDMVPSIQDDGCESGACKI, encoded by the coding sequence ATGAATCAGAGTCTGCTGGTGACAAAGCGCGACGGTACTACCGAGCGTATCAATCTGGACAAAATCCATCGAGTTCTCGACTGGGCAGCAGAAGGACTGAACAACGTATCTATCTCCCAGGTTGAACTGCGTTCTCACATTCAGTTCTACGACGGTATCAAAACGTCTGATATCCACGAAACAATCATTAAAGCAGCGGCAGACCTCATCTCCCGCGAAGCACCGGATTATCAGTACCTCGCTGCACGTCTGGCGATTTTCCATCTGCGTAAAAAAGCCTACGGCCAGTTTGAGCCGCCGAAGCTTTACGATCACGTAGTCAAAATGGTTGAGCTGGGCAAATACGACACGCATCTGCTGGAAGACTATACGGAAGAAGAGTTCGAGCAGATGAACGGGTTTATCGATCACTGGCGCGACATGAACTTCTCCTACGCGGCGGTGAAGCAGCTCGAAGGCAAATACCTGGTTCAGAACCGTGTAACCGGTGAGATCTACGAAAGCGCCCAGTTCCTCTATATTCTGGTGGCCGCCTGCCTGTTCTCTAACTACCCGCGTGACACCCGTCTGGAATACGTGAAGCGTTTCTACGATGCGGTATCCACGTTCAAGATTTCTCTGCCGACGCCAATCATGTCTGGCGTGCGTACCCCAACCCGTCAGTTCAGCTCCTGCGTACTGATCGAGTGTGGTGACAGCCTGGATTCCATCAACGCCACCTCCAGCGCCATCGTGAAATACGTTTCCCAGCGTGCCGGTATCGGCATCAACGCCGGTCGCATTCGTGCGCTAGGCAGCCCGATTCGCGGCGGTGAAGCGTTCCACACCGGCTGTATTCCGTTCTATAAACACTTCCAGACGGCAGTAAAATCCTGCTCTCAGGGCGGCGTGCGCGGCGGTGCTGCGACCCTGTTCTACCCGATGTGGCACCTGGAAGTGGAAAGCCTGCTGGTCCTGAAAAACAACCGCGGCGTTGAAGGCAACCGCGTGCGTCACATGGACTACGGCGTGCAGATCAACAAGCTGATGTACACCCGTCTGCTGAAAGGCGAAGACATCACGCTGTTCAGCCCGTCCGACGTTCCGGGCCTGTATGACGCGTTCTTTGCCGATCAGGACGAGTTCGAGCGTCTGTACACCAAATACGAAAAAGACGACAGCATCCGTAAGCAGCGCGTGAAGGCGGTAGACCTCTTCTCCCTGATGATGCAGGAACGTGCCTCTACCGGCCGTATCTACATCCAGAACGTGGACCACTGCAACACCCACAGCCCGTTTGATCCAGTAGTTGCGCCAGTGCGCCAGTCTAACCTGTGCCTGGAGATCGCCCTGCCGACCAAACCGTTGGAAGACGTGAACGACGAAAACGGCGAAATCGCGCTGTGTACGCTGTCCGCGTTCAACCTGGGCGCGATTAAGAGCCTGGACGAGCTGGAAGAGCTGGCCGTGCTGGCGGTTCGCGCACTCGACGCCCTGCTGGACTACCAGGATTACCCAATCCCGGCCGCTAAACGCGGTGCGATGGGCCGCCGTACCCTGGGTATCGGCGTGATCAACTTCGCCTACTGGCTGGCGAAAAACGGCAAGCGTTACTCTGACGGCAGCGCTAACAACCTGACGCACCAGACGTTCGAAGCCATTCAGTACTACCTGATGAAAGCCTCTAACGAGCTGGCGAAAGAGCAAGGCGCGTGCCCGTGGTTCAACGAAACCACCTACGCGAAAGGCATTCTGCCAATCGACACCTACAAGAAAGACCTGGATGCAATCGTCAGCGAGCCGCTGCATCTCGACTGGGAAGGCCTGCGCGAGTCCATCAAGACCCACGGCCTTCGTAACTCTACGCTCTCTGCCCTGATGCCGTCCGAGACCTCTTCGCAGATCTCTAACGCCACCAACGGTATTGAACCGCCGCGCGGACACGTCAGCATTAAAGCGTCGAAAGACGGCGTGCTGCGTCAGGTCGTACCGGACTACGAAACGCTGGGCAACAACTACGAGCTGCTGTGGGAAATGCCAAACAACGACGGCTACCTGCAGCTGGTAGGTATCATGCAGAAGTTTATCGACCAGTCGATCTCTGCCAATACCAACTATGACCCGACTCGCTTCCCGTCCGGCAAGGTACCGATGCAGCAATTGCTGAAAGACCTGCTCACCGCCTACAAATTTGGCGTGAAAACGCTGTACTATCACAACACCCGTGACGGTGCAGAAGACGCGCAGGACGACATGGTACCGTCAATTCAGGACGATGGCTGCGAAAGCGGCGCATGTAAGATCTAA